The Aestuariibius sp. HNIBRBA575 nucleotide sequence TGATCCCGCGTGTCTTCGCGGTACAATTGCATCAAAGCTAGGATTTTGTCGGCTGGTTGCTGCTGAAGATTTTCAAGCATCACGCGTCTCCGGTTGCGATGGGAAGATCGGGGAACATGCCCCATTCGGACCAGCTGCCATCATAGAGGGCATGATCGGTTTTCCCGATCCGTTCCAGTCCAAGACACAGGATCGCGGCCGTGACGCCCGATCCACATGTGGTAATGGCGGGTTTGTTCAGATCAACGCCCGCCTGTTCAAAGGCCGCGCGGATCCCCGCGTCGTTTTTCATCGTGCCGTCGGCGTTGAACAATTCCCCAAACGGGACGTTCTGCGAATTTGGCACATGGCCTGACCGCATGCCTTCGCGGGGCTCAACCGCGTCCCCGCGAAACCGTGGCGCAGGTCGGGCATCAATGATGGCATAGTTTTGCAGTTTGGATGCGTGGGCGACCTGTGTGACGTCTTTGACCATGTCATTCTGGCGCATCACCGTCATGTGGCGGTCACGAATGGTGGCTGGCTGATCGGTGATCATGCGGCCTTCGGCCTGCCATTTGGGCAATCCGCCATCCAGAACTGCCACGTTAAAATGCCCCATCAGGCGCATCAGCCACCAAACGCGCGCTGCCGAAAAAATGCCCAGCCCGTCATAGACAATAATCTGATGCCCATCACCCACGCCCATGGCGCGCATCCGGCTCATGAATTTTTCAACCGGGGGCACCATGTGGGGCAATTCCGACCGGTGATCGCTGATTTCATCAATGTCAAAGAACCGCGCGCCGGGGATATGTCCGGCCTTGAATTCAGCGGCGGCATCCCGGCCCATATCCGGCAAATACCAAGACGCATCAAAAATCCGGATATCGGG carries:
- the sseA gene encoding 3-mercaptopyruvate sulfurtransferase, which encodes MSTVFRDDPKTLVSTAWLAAHLKDPDIRIFDASWYLPDMGRDAAAEFKAGHIPGARFFDIDEISDHRSELPHMVPPVEKFMSRMRAMGVGDGHQIIVYDGLGIFSAARVWWLMRLMGHFNVAVLDGGLPKWQAEGRMITDQPATIRDRHMTVMRQNDMVKDVTQVAHASKLQNYAIIDARPAPRFRGDAVEPREGMRSGHVPNSQNVPFGELFNADGTMKNDAGIRAAFEQAGVDLNKPAITTCGSGVTAAILCLGLERIGKTDHALYDGSWSEWGMFPDLPIATGDA